GCGCCCGTCCGAGCGCGAGTGCCGGGGGACCCCCGCGCTCACGGGGTCGGCGAGCCCGAGGGTGCCGTCGCCGGTTCGAACGCGTACCCGACGCCGTGCACCGTGCGGATCAGGTCCGCGCCGAGCTTGCGGCGCAGCGCCTTGACGTGGGAGTCGACGGTGCGCGTGCCGCTCGCGTCGACCCAGTCCCACACCTCGGCGAGCAGGCGCTCGCGCGTCAGGACGGTGCGGGGCGTCGCCGCGAGCGTCAGCAGCAGGTCGAACTCGGTGGGCGTGAGGTGGACCTCCTCGCCGGCGCGGTGCACGCGGCGCTGCGCGCGGTCCACGACGACGTCGCCGACGGTGAGCGGCGGGGTCGCGTCGGGCTGGGTCGCCTGCAGCGCGGCCGCCTGCGCCGCGCGCTCGGTCCGCCGCAGGAGCGCCTTGGTCCGGGCGACGAGCTCGCGCATCGAGAACGGCTTCGTCATGTAGTCGTCCGCGCCGACGCCCAGGCCGATCAGCATGTCGGTCTCGTCGTCGCGCGCCGTGAGCATCAGGACGGGCACGGGGCGCTCGGCCTGGACGCGCCGGCACACCTCGAGCCCGTCGATGCCGGGCAGCATCACGTCGAGGACCACGACGTCGGGCTGCAGCCGGGCCGCGGCCTCGACGCCCGCGTGGCCGTCGCCGACCGTCTCGACGCGCCAGCCCTCCGCGGACAGGCGCTGGCTGATCGCCTGCGCGATCGCCGGCTCGTCCTCGACGACGAGGACGGTCGTGGTCGCGCCGGTCGTCTGCGCCGGGCCGCCGGCGCCGGGGGTGCTCGAGATCGCCATGCGCCCAGGGTGGCACAGGCGCGTGGGCGCGGGACGCACCCCCGCGCCGTGCTGCTCGCGTGCCGCCGCGGTGCGGTGCGCGAGCGCGGGGGAGCGCACGGGCGGCGCGGCCGCGTGCCGGATGCCGCGCCGTCCGACCTTCCGTACGATGGTCCGACCATGAGCAGCTCAAGTAGCTGCCGGCGTCCTGCCCGGGCCTCCGAGCCCGGGTGCGACCATGCCGGCCCCTCCACTGCCCTCGTCCCCCGTGCCCTGACGGCCGTCGGCGTGCCCTGCGGTCCGTCGGCCGCGCACCACCCCGCCGGCGACCGCAGCGTCGCCCGCGGCGGGAGGTCCGCGTGCTGACCGAGTGGCTCCTCGTCGGCCTCGGGGTGCTCCTCACCGCGGGGACCGCCGTGTTCGTCGCGAGCGAGTTCGCCCTCGTGACCCTCGACCCGGGTCTCGTCGAGAAGGACACCCGACCCGACGACAAGCGCGGCCAGTCCGTCGTCAAGGCCCTGCGCCGGCTGTCGACCGAGCTCTCGGGCGCGCAGGTCGGGATCACCGTGACGACGATCCTGCTCGGCTACACGACGCAGCCCGCGGTCGGCCGGATGTTCGGCGGCGCGCTCGCCGACTCGTTCCTCGGCGCGGCCGTCGGGGGAGCGGTGTCCGTGCTCCTCGCGATCATCCTCGTCAACGGCTTCTCGATGCTGTTCGGCGAGCTCGTCCCCAAGAACTTCGCGCTGAGCCACCCGCTGGGCACCGCGCGCGCCGTCGCGCCCCTCCAGCGGGCGTTCACGACCGCGCTGCGCCCGGTCATCGCGTTCTTCAACGGCAGCGCCAACGCGATCCTGCGCCGCGTCGGCGTCGAGCCGCGCGAGGAGCTCTCG
The Cellulomonas sp. NS3 DNA segment above includes these coding regions:
- a CDS encoding response regulator transcription factor: MAISSTPGAGGPAQTTGATTTVLVVEDEPAIAQAISQRLSAEGWRVETVGDGHAGVEAAARLQPDVVVLDVMLPGIDGLEVCRRVQAERPVPVLMLTARDDETDMLIGLGVGADDYMTKPFSMRELVARTKALLRRTERAAQAAALQATQPDATPPLTVGDVVVDRAQRRVHRAGEEVHLTPTEFDLLLTLAATPRTVLTRERLLAEVWDWVDASGTRTVDSHVKALRRKLGADLIRTVHGVGYAFEPATAPSGSPTP